A genome region from Sphingobium sp. CR2-8 includes the following:
- a CDS encoding TadE family protein, producing the protein MFYRAPSFARSRRLLVRLLRHQAGSSLIEAAFALPVLILLLMGMLAYGSWFMTAHSLQQAANDAARASVGGLNGAERRTLVDQSLVAARSAFPVPGAQTIAISAVENNGYYTVTLRYNLSNAPLFAAIPFPLPRGTLERSAVVRMSGQ; encoded by the coding sequence ATGTTCTACCGCGCCCCATCCTTCGCCCGATCGCGCCGACTGCTGGTCAGGCTGCTGCGCCACCAGGCGGGCAGCAGCCTGATCGAGGCGGCCTTCGCCCTGCCCGTCCTGATCCTCCTGCTGATGGGGATGCTGGCCTATGGCAGTTGGTTCATGACGGCCCATAGCCTTCAACAAGCGGCCAATGACGCGGCCCGTGCGTCGGTAGGCGGGCTGAACGGGGCGGAGCGGCGCACCCTGGTCGACCAGAGCCTGGTCGCGGCCCGTTCCGCCTTCCCCGTGCCTGGCGCGCAGACGATTGCCATCAGCGCCGTCGAAAACAACGGCTATTACACCGTGACGCTGCGCTACAACCTGTCCAATGCGCCGCTGTTCGCCGCTATCCCCTTCCCCCTGCCCCGCGGAACGCTGGAACGCAGCGCGGTCGTTCGGATGAGCGGCCAATGA
- a CDS encoding PAS domain-containing protein — MLDDRRRRSVPAAELVRNFAHWREVGSREPVMVTHHGRETHVFMGLDRFRNMTVGDEDAPAPDRTFELAARIHQGLVLCRADLCIDHVNGVALAMARRWDRHLEGQMLWDAFPELSGTLTEAHIRHSLMSGEASAADIPSPFRDDVWLHVQTFPFADGVALLLRDITADMQRHRLADVKSAILKAMGVHGGVGYARVSMRGFIDAVNDSFCAMVGLTPERLADVPVADLVALPARPQFRERLEQVLRGEGDIRFTTQLLTNDGAVALVEAAIARLHGIYGTEGAVIVTTPIGGP; from the coding sequence ATGCTGGATGATCGTCGCAGGCGCAGCGTTCCCGCCGCCGAACTGGTCCGCAATTTCGCGCATTGGCGCGAAGTGGGATCGCGCGAGCCGGTGATGGTGACGCACCATGGTCGGGAAACCCATGTCTTCATGGGCCTGGATCGGTTCCGCAACATGACGGTCGGTGACGAGGATGCACCCGCGCCCGATCGCACGTTCGAACTGGCCGCCCGCATCCATCAGGGCCTGGTCCTCTGCCGCGCGGATCTGTGCATCGATCATGTGAACGGCGTGGCGCTGGCCATGGCCAGGCGTTGGGACCGGCATTTGGAGGGGCAGATGCTTTGGGACGCCTTTCCCGAACTATCCGGCACCCTGACGGAGGCGCATATCCGCCATAGTCTGATGTCCGGGGAAGCGAGTGCGGCCGACATCCCCTCTCCCTTCCGCGACGATGTCTGGCTGCATGTCCAGACCTTTCCCTTTGCAGACGGGGTCGCGCTGTTGTTGCGCGACATCACCGCCGACATGCAGCGCCATCGTCTGGCCGACGTCAAATCCGCGATCCTCAAGGCAATGGGCGTGCATGGCGGCGTGGGCTATGCCCGCGTGTCGATGCGCGGCTTCATCGACGCAGTGAACGACAGTTTCTGCGCCATGGTGGGCCTTACGCCCGAGCGGCTGGCGGACGTGCCAGTCGCGGACCTGGTCGCACTGCCCGCACGCCCCCAGTTTCGCGAGCGACTTGAGCAAGTGCTGCGGGGCGAAGGCGATATCCGCTTCACGACCCAGTTGCTGACCAATGACGGCGCGGTCGCCTTGGTCGAAGCCGCGATCGCAAGGCTGCATGGCATCTATGGCACGGAGGGGGCGGTGATCGTGACGACACCTATCGGTGGACCGTAA
- a CDS encoding N-succinylarginine dihydrolase: MSVREINFDGIIGPSHNYAGLSLGNLASASNAGAASHPRAAALQGIEKMRGNVRLGLRQGIFLPQWRPDVAWLTKLGTDVGGAQPHIRAAAMSASSMWAANAATISPASDTADGRTHLTVANLVTMAHRSHEWPQTLAQLRVAFSDTRAFVIHDPIPAPFGDEGAANHMRLAERHDEPGVEVFVYGRSGGAFPARQHVEASKAVARLHGLDPARTLFVEQSEAAIAAGAFHNDVVAVANERVLFSHEQAFADKDMFYADLRAALPGVEIIEVPASAISLADAIKSYLFNAQLVTLPDGTMALILPTEAQETPAVWSWLEQMAAGNGPIRRLIPVDVRQSMANGGGPACLRLRVVADPADIDPRFLVDEAGLDEIADIVSQYWPESIESQDLGDTRLIARIEQSWLTLVDHLQLSGDLFP, encoded by the coding sequence ATGAGCGTCAGGGAAATCAATTTCGACGGGATCATCGGTCCCAGCCATAATTATGCAGGACTGAGCCTGGGCAATCTGGCCTCCGCCAGCAATGCCGGTGCGGCGTCCCACCCCCGCGCGGCGGCGTTGCAGGGCATAGAGAAGATGCGCGGCAATGTCCGGCTGGGCTTGCGCCAGGGCATATTCCTGCCGCAGTGGCGACCCGACGTCGCCTGGCTGACTAAGCTGGGCACGGATGTCGGCGGCGCGCAGCCGCATATCCGCGCGGCCGCCATGTCGGCATCGTCCATGTGGGCCGCCAACGCCGCCACCATATCCCCGGCCAGCGACACCGCCGACGGACGCACGCACCTGACCGTCGCCAACCTCGTCACCATGGCGCATCGCAGCCATGAGTGGCCGCAGACGCTCGCCCAGTTGCGTGTTGCCTTTTCCGACACGCGGGCCTTCGTCATTCACGATCCGATCCCCGCCCCCTTCGGCGACGAAGGCGCGGCCAATCATATGCGTCTGGCCGAACGCCATGACGAACCGGGGGTCGAGGTCTTCGTCTATGGCCGGTCGGGGGGTGCCTTTCCCGCCCGCCAACATGTGGAAGCCAGCAAGGCGGTCGCCCGGCTCCACGGTCTCGATCCGGCCCGTACCCTGTTCGTCGAACAGTCCGAGGCCGCGATCGCGGCGGGCGCGTTCCACAATGACGTCGTTGCGGTGGCAAACGAACGCGTGCTGTTCAGCCATGAGCAGGCCTTCGCCGACAAGGACATGTTCTACGCCGACCTGCGCGCCGCCTTGCCCGGCGTCGAGATTATCGAAGTGCCCGCGAGCGCGATCAGCCTGGCCGACGCGATCAAATCCTACCTCTTCAACGCGCAACTGGTGACCTTGCCCGATGGCACGATGGCGCTGATCCTGCCGACGGAGGCACAGGAGACGCCGGCAGTCTGGTCGTGGCTTGAACAGATGGCCGCGGGCAATGGTCCGATCCGTCGGCTGATCCCGGTCGATGTGCGTCAGTCCATGGCCAATGGCGGCGGCCCTGCGTGCCTGCGGTTGCGCGTCGTGGCCGATCCGGCCGACATCGATCCGCGCTTTCTGGTGGACGAGGCAGGGCTGGACGAAATTGCCGACATCGTGTCCCAATATTGGCCAGAATCCATAGAATCCCAGGATTTGGGCGACACACGGCTGATTGCCCGCATCGAACAATCATGGTTAACACTTGTTGACCATTTGCAGCTGTCGGGCGACTTGTTTCCCTGA
- a CDS encoding arginine N-succinyltransferase — protein MSFIMRIARADDLQTLYEMAKLTGGGFTNLPPDRKALTSKLERTEQALAREGDGIADELIVMVLENVETGQVRGTCQIFSTVGQSAPFYSYRLGVLTQHSRELGRTFRAQMLSLTTDLEGSVEVGGLFLHPRERAEGLGLLLARSRYLYIRSHRARFGDRVIAELRGVIDEAGGSPFWDGLAGRFFGMSFQEADEFNAVNGNQFIADLMPKTPIYTAMLTDSARAVIGLPHPNGRAAMRMLETEGFDNAGYVDIFDGGPTMLGQIDQLKTIAGARDITLSATHEKGGDKMLIATGQLADYRCTWGFVQEDADGAVSLDAASAARLRLETGDAFTMAGRA, from the coding sequence TTGAGCTTCATCATGCGCATCGCGCGCGCGGACGATTTGCAGACGCTGTATGAAATGGCGAAACTGACGGGTGGCGGCTTCACCAACCTGCCACCCGACCGCAAGGCGCTGACGTCCAAGCTGGAGCGCACCGAGCAGGCGCTGGCGCGGGAGGGCGATGGCATCGCGGACGAACTGATCGTCATGGTGCTGGAAAATGTGGAAACGGGTCAGGTGCGCGGCACGTGCCAGATATTTTCCACCGTCGGCCAAAGCGCGCCCTTCTACAGCTATCGTCTGGGCGTCTTGACCCAGCATAGCCGGGAACTGGGCCGCACCTTTCGCGCGCAGATGCTGTCGCTCACCACCGATCTGGAAGGGTCGGTGGAGGTTGGCGGCCTGTTCCTCCATCCGCGCGAGCGCGCCGAGGGCCTGGGCCTCTTGCTGGCGCGCAGCCGCTACCTCTATATCCGCAGCCATCGCGCGCGCTTCGGCGATCGGGTGATCGCGGAACTGCGCGGTGTCATAGACGAGGCGGGCGGATCACCCTTCTGGGATGGGCTGGCGGGGCGCTTTTTCGGCATGAGTTTTCAGGAAGCGGACGAATTCAATGCCGTGAACGGCAACCAGTTCATCGCCGACCTGATGCCCAAGACCCCCATCTATACCGCGATGCTGACCGACAGCGCCCGCGCCGTCATCGGCCTGCCCCATCCCAATGGCAGGGCGGCGATGCGGATGCTGGAAACGGAGGGGTTCGACAATGCGGGCTATGTCGATATCTTCGATGGAGGACCGACCATGCTGGGGCAGATCGACCAGTTGAAGACGATCGCCGGCGCGCGCGACATCACCCTGTCCGCTACGCATGAGAAAGGCGGGGACAAGATGCTGATCGCGACCGGGCAGTTGGCGGACTATCGCTGCACCTGGGGCTTCGTGCAGGAGGATGCGGACGGCGCGGTGTCGCTGGATGCCGCCAGCGCTGCACGGTTGAGGCTGGAAACGGGTGATGCATTCACAATGGCGGGGCGGGCATGA
- a CDS encoding hydrolase → MTVFSSQEQRLLDHAAAAPMLAQTQAWAAINSGSRNLEGLARMAEVLADAFSVLPGDLRLVDPAPVESVGVDGHIQPIAHGRHLHLSVRPDAPVRLLMTGHMDTVFAADHVFQQQRWLEPHILNGPGVADMKGGIAVMLAALRAIEASEAVATIGYDVIINSDEEVGSPSSAALLKTAAAGKLAAFTYEPAALPDGTLAGARAGSGNFSITATGLSAHAGRNPDDGRNALIAAADLALRLKAGSGAGLSCNPAKIDGGGPNNVVPDHAILRVNFRPRTPEDEIAARALIDRAMADVARDHDVSLHLHGGFGRPPKPMDGKALGLFGLVRSCGADLGLDIGWRDTGGVCDGNNIAACGVPVVDTMGVRGGSIHSDAEFLLTDSLAERAQLSALALWRMARGDYGREGMTA, encoded by the coding sequence ATGACGGTCTTTTCATCGCAGGAGCAGAGGCTGCTCGATCATGCCGCAGCCGCGCCCATGTTGGCGCAGACGCAGGCCTGGGCAGCGATCAACAGCGGATCGCGCAATCTGGAGGGGCTTGCCCGGATGGCGGAGGTCCTGGCGGACGCCTTTTCCGTCCTGCCCGGCGACCTTCGTCTGGTCGATCCAGCACCGGTCGAGAGCGTCGGGGTGGACGGACATATCCAGCCGATCGCGCATGGCCGCCACCTCCATCTGTCGGTGCGTCCCGACGCCCCCGTCCGGCTGCTGATGACGGGGCATATGGACACGGTGTTCGCCGCCGACCATGTGTTCCAACAGCAACGATGGCTGGAACCCCATATTCTCAACGGTCCCGGCGTCGCCGATATGAAGGGCGGGATCGCGGTCATGCTGGCGGCGCTGCGTGCGATCGAGGCGTCGGAGGCGGTTGCGACCATCGGCTATGACGTGATCATCAATAGCGACGAGGAGGTCGGCAGCCCCTCCTCCGCCGCGTTGCTGAAGACGGCGGCGGCGGGCAAACTGGCGGCGTTCACCTACGAGCCTGCCGCCTTGCCCGACGGTACGCTGGCTGGCGCGCGCGCGGGCAGCGGGAATTTCTCGATCACCGCCACGGGCCTGAGCGCCCATGCGGGGCGCAATCCGGACGATGGTCGCAACGCCCTGATCGCCGCCGCCGATCTGGCGTTGCGGCTGAAGGCGGGCAGCGGTGCCGGCTTGTCCTGCAATCCGGCCAAGATCGACGGCGGCGGGCCGAACAATGTGGTGCCCGATCACGCTATATTGCGCGTCAATTTCCGGCCCAGAACGCCCGAGGACGAAATCGCCGCGCGCGCGCTGATCGACCGGGCGATGGCGGACGTGGCGCGGGACCATGACGTCAGCCTGCACCTGCATGGTGGCTTCGGGCGGCCGCCCAAGCCGATGGATGGCAAGGCGCTGGGCTTGTTCGGGTTGGTGCGGTCATGCGGCGCGGACCTGGGCCTCGACATCGGCTGGCGTGATACGGGCGGCGTATGCGACGGCAATAATATCGCGGCCTGCGGCGTGCCGGTGGTCGACACGATGGGCGTGCGCGGCGGCAGCATCCATAGCGACGCCGAATTTCTGCTGACCGACAGCCTCGCCGAACGGGCGCAATTGTCCGCGCTGGCGCTGTGGCGCATGGCGCGGGGCGATTATGGAAGAGAGGGGATGACCGCTTGA
- a CDS encoding DUF481 domain-containing protein, which yields MRACLIPLSLLTAAVPTMGRADEPALLPIAVREMMEAAIANGNETDIATISKIAKQTNPGSADEIQRMVNSWKERTKATHDTVIREARFNELWTGRVEAGGFRSTGSTSELGITLAATATRAGLQWSHKLTGAVDYRRANGVTSRERYFAGYEPRYEFDPRGFVYGLAQFERDTSIGYDERYTTSVGVGYKLIVSKPVDLSADIGPSIRHAKYMIGERETKLGVRGSMALAWRATPTVTFKQTASGYAESDVYTLNALSSVETKVSTRLSAAFSYNIQYESETLLSSRDLDTLSRLTLTYDF from the coding sequence ATGCGTGCCTGTCTGATCCCTCTTTCGCTGCTGACTGCGGCTGTTCCCACCATGGGCCGGGCCGACGAACCCGCCCTGCTGCCGATCGCCGTACGCGAGATGATGGAAGCGGCCATCGCAAACGGCAACGAAACCGATATCGCTACGATTTCCAAGATCGCGAAGCAGACCAATCCTGGGTCCGCCGATGAAATCCAGCGCATGGTCAACAGTTGGAAGGAGCGGACCAAGGCGACCCACGACACGGTGATCCGCGAAGCGCGGTTCAACGAGTTGTGGACCGGGCGGGTCGAGGCGGGCGGGTTTCGGTCTACGGGGTCCACCAGCGAACTGGGCATAACCCTGGCCGCCACAGCGACCCGCGCGGGGCTGCAATGGTCGCACAAGCTGACCGGCGCGGTCGACTATCGCCGCGCCAACGGCGTGACGTCGCGGGAGCGTTACTTCGCAGGCTATGAGCCGCGCTACGAGTTCGACCCGCGCGGTTTCGTCTACGGCCTCGCCCAGTTCGAGCGCGATACGTCGATCGGCTATGACGAGCGCTATACGACGTCGGTCGGCGTCGGTTACAAGCTGATCGTCAGCAAGCCGGTGGACCTGTCAGCCGATATCGGCCCATCGATCCGCCATGCCAAATATATGATCGGCGAGCGCGAGACGAAACTGGGCGTGCGTGGCTCCATGGCGCTGGCCTGGCGCGCGACGCCGACCGTGACGTTCAAGCAGACCGCATCGGGCTATGCGGAGAGCGACGTCTATACGCTCAACGCGCTGTCGTCGGTGGAAACGAAGGTCAGCACCCGCCTGTCGGCCGCCTTCTCCTATAATATCCAGTATGAATCGGAGACTTTGCTGTCGAGCCGCGACCTCGACACGCTGAGCCGCCTGACACTGACCTATGATTTCTGA
- a CDS encoding RNA pyrophosphohydrolase, which produces MASMPNEQLLAYRPCVGIMLVNMDGKVFVGQRLDNVVEAWQMPQGGIDEGEEAKAAALRELEEETGIRPELVEIIAKAKDEHFYDLPPELVGKLWGGKYRGQRQYWFLARFVGKDSDIDIQTKHPEFREWRWTAPDTLPELIVPFKRKLYRDILQEFRALI; this is translated from the coding sequence ATGGCATCGATGCCGAACGAACAGCTATTGGCTTACCGGCCCTGCGTGGGAATCATGCTCGTCAACATGGACGGCAAGGTGTTCGTCGGTCAGCGACTCGATAATGTCGTAGAGGCATGGCAAATGCCCCAGGGCGGCATCGACGAGGGCGAAGAGGCGAAAGCTGCGGCGCTCCGCGAGCTGGAGGAGGAAACCGGCATTCGTCCCGAACTGGTCGAGATCATCGCCAAGGCGAAGGACGAGCATTTCTACGATCTGCCACCCGAACTGGTCGGCAAATTGTGGGGCGGGAAATATCGCGGTCAGCGCCAATATTGGTTCCTGGCCCGTTTCGTCGGCAAGGATAGCGATATCGATATCCAGACCAAGCACCCCGAGTTCCGGGAATGGCGATGGACCGCGCCCGATACGCTGCCCGAGTTGATCGTGCCGTTCAAACGCAAGCTGTATCGCGATATATTGCAGGAGTTTCGGGCGCTTATCTGA
- a CDS encoding cyclopropane-fatty-acyl-phospholipid synthase family protein — translation MNAIDPRRGRRALSVRRPPRSHNPGLMSRVFAPLFHRLLDRIDLGLDQGALDASLPDGTRRLLGGRTPGPHCVVDLRAWRALIRLALGGSAGWYRAWAAGEWDSPDPVPLFALFMRNAVALGQVARPRGPGRWLGKAMHWARRNNRTGSRHNIAYHYDLGNDFYSLWLDRNMHYSSALFADPDDRSEDLEIAQQRKVDAILDRLDLHDDASLLEIGCGWGGLAEQAMERCAIFYSGLTLSTEQADYVRDRLGSGAQILLTDYRDAQGQYDAIASVEMVEAVGQRYWPAYLAAIHRLLKPGGKAAIQYILIDDAIFERYARSADFIQTYIFPGGMLMSESRFAALAQQQGLEWRDVHRFGLDYAETLRRWRERFDQAIDEGLLPTSFDQHFVALWRYYLMYCEGGFRGGGIDVAQVTLVKPA, via the coding sequence ATGAATGCAATCGATCCGCGGCGCGGCAGGCGCGCCTTGTCCGTGCGGCGTCCGCCCCGATCCCATAATCCCGGCCTGATGTCCCGGGTGTTCGCGCCGCTATTCCACCGACTGCTGGATCGGATCGACCTTGGGTTGGATCAGGGGGCGTTGGATGCGTCCCTACCGGACGGTACGCGCAGATTGCTGGGCGGTCGCACGCCGGGGCCGCATTGCGTGGTGGACCTGCGAGCCTGGCGCGCCCTGATACGGCTCGCTCTGGGCGGATCGGCGGGTTGGTATCGCGCCTGGGCGGCGGGCGAATGGGATAGCCCCGATCCGGTCCCGCTCTTCGCCCTGTTCATGCGCAATGCCGTGGCCTTGGGACAAGTGGCGCGACCGCGCGGTCCGGGCCGTTGGCTGGGCAAGGCGATGCATTGGGCGCGCCGGAACAACCGCACCGGATCGCGCCACAACATCGCCTATCATTATGATCTGGGCAATGATTTCTACAGCCTGTGGCTGGACAGGAACATGCATTATTCCAGTGCTTTGTTCGCTGACCCTGATGATCGAAGCGAAGATTTGGAGATTGCACAGCAGCGTAAGGTCGATGCGATTCTCGATCGGCTCGATCTGCATGACGACGCGTCGCTGCTAGAAATCGGCTGCGGCTGGGGCGGTCTGGCCGAACAGGCGATGGAGCGTTGCGCCATCTTCTATAGCGGGCTGACCTTGTCGACCGAGCAGGCCGACTATGTCCGCGACAGATTGGGCAGCGGCGCGCAGATACTGCTGACCGACTATCGCGATGCGCAGGGCCAATATGACGCCATCGCCAGCGTCGAAATGGTCGAAGCCGTGGGGCAGCGCTATTGGCCCGCCTATCTGGCCGCGATCCATCGCCTGCTGAAGCCCGGGGGCAAGGCGGCGATCCAGTATATCTTGATCGATGACGCCATCTTCGAACGCTACGCCCGCAGTGCCGACTTCATCCAGACCTATATTTTCCCTGGCGGCATGCTGATGTCGGAAAGCCGCTTTGCCGCGCTGGCGCAGCAGCAGGGGCTGGAATGGCGCGACGTCCATCGCTTCGGACTGGACTATGCCGAAACCTTGCGCCGCTGGCGGGAACGCTTCGACCAAGCGATCGACGAAGGCCTTTTGCCGACCAGTTTCGACCAGCATTTCGTGGCCTTATGGCGTTATTATCTGATGTATTGTGAAGGCGGATTTCGCGGCGGCGGCATCGACGTGGCGCAGGTGACGCTAGTCAAGCCCGCCTGA
- a CDS encoding SDR family NAD(P)-dependent oxidoreductase, translating to MSSSDLPLSGKLALVTGASRGIGAATAEALAAAGAHVVLTARTSGGLEEVEDRIHKAGASATIAPLDLTDGDSIGRLAQAIGGRWQALDILVLNAATLGALAAVPAIDAKEFARLLTLNIAAPQAMIAAFDSMLRASGDARVVALTSSVATPRAYWGAYGASKAALETLVGAYGEEMKNISAIRTHIVDPGATRTAMRARAFPGEDPASLKGPDVVGQAILDLVLSDAPTGHKLRVDG from the coding sequence ATGTCGTCTTCCGACCTTCCCCTCTCCGGCAAATTGGCGCTCGTCACCGGCGCGAGCCGTGGTATCGGCGCTGCGACGGCCGAAGCGCTGGCGGCTGCGGGCGCGCATGTCGTGCTGACGGCGCGGACCAGCGGCGGGCTGGAAGAGGTCGAGGACCGCATCCATAAGGCCGGGGCCAGCGCGACGATCGCGCCGCTCGATCTGACCGATGGGGACAGCATCGGTCGTCTGGCGCAGGCGATCGGCGGGCGCTGGCAGGCGCTGGACATTCTCGTGCTCAATGCCGCGACGCTGGGCGCTTTGGCCGCTGTGCCCGCGATCGACGCCAAGGAATTTGCCCGGCTTCTGACGCTCAACATCGCCGCGCCACAGGCGATGATCGCAGCCTTTGATAGCATGCTGCGCGCCAGTGGCGATGCGCGGGTCGTGGCGCTGACATCGTCTGTCGCCACGCCGCGCGCCTATTGGGGCGCCTATGGTGCGTCGAAGGCGGCGCTGGAAACGCTGGTCGGCGCTTATGGTGAGGAGATGAAGAACATCTCCGCCATCCGCACCCATATCGTCGATCCGGGCGCAACCCGCACGGCGATGCGCGCGCGAGCCTTCCCCGGCGAAGATCCGGCGAGCCTCAAGGGGCCTGACGTGGTGGGCCAGGCGATACTGGACCTCGTGCTGTCCGACGCGCCTACGGGACACAAGTTGCGCGTCGACGGGTGA
- the purF gene encoding amidophosphoribosyltransferase, giving the protein MFTTNPFDDDKLREECGIFGVSRAETASAIVALGLHALQHRGQEAAGITSWDGHDFHTHRAMGHVAGNFDRDEVIRGLPGDTACGHVRYSTTGETSLRNVQPLYAELNSGGFAIAHNGNISNAMKLRRELIRRGSIFQSTSDTEVIIHLVATSSYRTLLDKFIDALKQVEGAYSLIVMTPEGMIACRDPLGIRPLVMGMLGDSTIFASETVALDVVGADYVRTIEPGELVIVTNDGETRSLRPFGDTHPRPCIFEHVYFSRPNSIVDGSSVYSVRKAIGAQLAIENPVEADYVIPVPDSGVPAAIGYAQQSGIPFELGIIRSHYIGRTFIQPGDKVRHLGVKLKHNANRALIQGKKIVLIDDSIVRGTTSLKIVQMMREAGAAEVHMRIASPPTKHSCFYGVDTPERTKLLAHKLDVGGMQDFIHADSLSFISIDGLYKALGEAKRADIRPQYCDACFTGDYPTTLTDQDDVVVTNQLELLAERVV; this is encoded by the coding sequence ATGTTTACGACCAATCCCTTCGACGACGACAAGTTGCGCGAGGAATGTGGCATTTTCGGCGTTTCCAGAGCGGAAACGGCGTCTGCCATCGTCGCGCTAGGCCTTCATGCGCTGCAACATCGCGGACAGGAAGCCGCTGGCATCACAAGCTGGGATGGGCATGATTTCCATACCCACCGGGCGATGGGCCATGTGGCGGGCAATTTCGACCGGGACGAGGTGATTCGCGGCCTGCCCGGCGATACCGCCTGCGGCCATGTCCGCTATTCCACCACCGGCGAAACGTCGCTGCGCAACGTGCAGCCGCTCTATGCTGAGCTGAATTCCGGCGGTTTCGCGATTGCCCATAACGGCAATATTTCCAACGCGATGAAGCTGCGTCGCGAACTGATTCGCCGCGGTTCCATCTTCCAGTCGACGTCCGACACCGAAGTCATCATCCATCTGGTGGCGACGTCGAGCTATCGTACGCTGCTCGACAAGTTCATCGACGCGCTCAAGCAGGTCGAGGGCGCCTATTCGCTGATCGTCATGACGCCCGAGGGCATGATCGCGTGCCGCGATCCGCTGGGCATAAGACCGCTGGTCATGGGCATGCTGGGCGATTCGACCATCTTCGCGTCGGAAACCGTGGCGCTGGACGTGGTCGGGGCCGACTATGTACGCACCATAGAACCGGGCGAACTGGTGATCGTCACCAACGACGGGGAGACGCGGTCGCTGCGTCCGTTTGGCGATACCCACCCGCGCCCCTGCATCTTCGAACATGTCTATTTCAGTCGCCCCAATTCGATCGTCGACGGCTCCAGCGTCTATTCGGTTCGCAAGGCGATCGGCGCGCAGCTCGCGATCGAAAATCCGGTCGAGGCGGACTATGTCATTCCGGTGCCCGACAGCGGCGTGCCGGCAGCGATCGGCTATGCCCAGCAGTCGGGCATTCCGTTCGAACTGGGGATCATCCGGTCGCACTATATCGGCCGCACCTTCATCCAGCCGGGGGACAAGGTCCGCCATCTGGGCGTGAAGCTGAAGCACAACGCCAACCGCGCGCTGATCCAAGGCAAGAAGATCGTGCTGATCGACGATTCGATCGTGCGCGGCACCACGTCGCTGAAGATCGTGCAGATGATGCGCGAAGCCGGCGCGGCGGAGGTCCATATGCGGATCGCATCGCCGCCGACCAAGCATAGCTGCTTCTACGGCGTCGACACGCCGGAGCGGACCAAGCTGCTGGCGCACAAGCTGGATGTTGGCGGGATGCAGGATTTCATCCACGCAGACAGCCTGTCCTTCATCTCGATCGACGGCCTCTACAAGGCGCTGGGCGAAGCGAAGCGCGCGGACATCCGCCCGCAATATTGCGACGCCTGCTTCACCGGCGACTATCCCACCACCCTGACGGATCAGGATGATGTGGTAGTGACCAACCAGTTGGAACTGCTGGCCGAACGCGTCGTCTGA
- the ccmC gene encoding heme ABC transporter permease CcmC, with product MHRFANPARFLKIARPLTGWLFWPGLLMLLAGCVFGLFVTPADYLQGQTVRILYIHVPAAWLGMGGWSGIAIAALMQLVWRHPLAALAGRAIAGPGALFTAICLMTGSIWGRPTWGTWWEWDGRMTSMLVLLFLYLGYIALGNASARQGQQGGVSNVTAIFGLVGAINIPIINRSVIWWNSLHQGPSITLRGSSIDGTLLWPLAFTLLGFTLLFGAIVLMRMRAMLADNKVEARMQRLARG from the coding sequence ATGCATCGTTTCGCCAATCCCGCCCGCTTCCTGAAGATCGCGCGTCCGCTGACGGGATGGCTGTTCTGGCCGGGCCTGCTGATGCTGCTCGCCGGATGCGTCTTCGGCCTGTTCGTGACGCCTGCCGACTATCTTCAGGGGCAGACGGTCCGCATACTCTATATCCACGTTCCCGCCGCCTGGCTGGGCATGGGCGGTTGGTCGGGCATTGCGATCGCGGCGCTGATGCAACTGGTCTGGCGTCATCCGCTTGCAGCATTGGCAGGGCGCGCGATCGCTGGACCGGGCGCGCTGTTCACCGCCATCTGCCTGATGACCGGATCGATCTGGGGCCGCCCGACCTGGGGCACCTGGTGGGAATGGGACGGGCGGATGACGTCGATGCTGGTGCTCCTCTTTCTCTATCTCGGCTATATCGCGCTCGGCAATGCCAGCGCGCGGCAGGGGCAACAGGGCGGCGTGAGCAACGTCACCGCGATTTTCGGCTTGGTCGGCGCGATCAACATTCCGATCATCAATCGCTCGGTCATATGGTGGAACAGCCTGCATCAGGGGCCATCGATCACGCTGCGTGGATCGAGCATCGACGGCACGCTGCTCTGGCCGCTGGCTTTTACGTTGCTGGGCTTCACCCTGCTATTCGGCGCGATCGTGCTGATGCGGATGCGCGCGATGCTGGCAGACAATAAGGTCGAGGCGCGCATGCAGCGCCTGGCGCGAGGGTAG